TGGACGGCGGGGACTATCGCGTTGCGGAACTTGAGGAAACCGTAGTTCTCCTTGTCCTGCACCGCGTGCCCCACCTCGTGCGCAGCGACGCCTATCGCCGCTATACTGCGGCTGGCGTTGACGCTGTCCGAGAGGCGCAGCACCTTCGCGCGCGGGTCGTAATGGTCGGAAAGCTCGCCCGGCACGCGCTCGATGCGCACGCCGGAGAGGCCGTTCCTGTCGAGCAGCCTGCGCGAGACCTCCTCGGCGGAAAGGCCGCTCATGGCCCGCACCTCGCTGTATTTCGCAAAAGCGCCCTTCACCTTGAACTGCGCCCAGAACGAGAGCAGCAGCGCCGGAATCAGCAGAATCATAGTCGGGTCAAAAAACGGATAGAACATCCGCACACCTCCATTGTCAATTCGTATCGGAGTCCATTATATGATAAATTTAGCGTCCTCTACGCATTCTTTGCGTAAAAACCGGCAATTTCGCTCACTATACGCTCCTGCTCCTCGGGCAGAAGCTCAGGGAACATCGGAAGCGCGAGCACGTCGTCCGCAAGCGCCTCTGCGGTCGGGAAATCACCCTTCTTGTAGCCGAGATATGCGAAGCAGTGCTGGAGATGGAGCGGCAGCGGATAGTAGACGCGCGTAGTAACGCCGCGCTCAGCCAGATACTTCTGAAGCTCGTCGCGCCGCTTGGCGCGCACGACGTACTGATGATAGACGTGGCGTCCGCCCGCGAGCTCGACCGGCGGCTTGATGAAGTCGAGCAGCCCCTTCTCGCCGAACAGCAGCATATAGCGGCCCGCGACGATGCGGCGCTCCTCGTTCCACCCCTCGAGATGACGCAGGCGTACGCGAAGTATCGCGGCCTGCAGCGCGTCGAGACGGCTGTTGATGCCTACCTCGTCGTGGAAATAGGTAGTCCCCGCGCCGTGGACGCGCAGGCGGCGTATCCTCTGAGCCAGCTCCTCGTCGTCGGCTATCGATACCATGCCGCCGTCACCGTAGCAGCCGAGATTCTTCGTCGGGAAGAAGGAGAAGCAGCCCATCCTGCCGACCGAACCGCTGCGCGCGACGCGTCCGTCTATCATGCGGTGCGCGCCTATAGCCTGCGCGCAGTCCTCTACGAGAGCGATATTGCGCGAAGCCAGCTCGTCCTTTATCTCCTCAAGCGGGCACATCTGCCCGAAGAGGTGGACCGGCAGCACCGCCTTCGTGCGCGGAGTTATCTTCGCGAGAATATCCTCGGACTTTATGTTGTAGGTAGCCGGATCCACGTCGGCAAAAACCGGCGTCGCGCCGCAGCGCGTGATGCAGCTCACAGTCGCGAAGAAGGTAAACGGGGTCGTTATGACCTCGTCGCCCGGCTTAAGGTCTAGCGCCATCATCGCCAGTACGAGCGAATCCGTACCGGAGGCGCAGCCGACTGTGTTCTTCACCTCAAGATAGGCGGCAAGCTCGCGCTCGAGCGCCTCGACCTCTGGGCCGAGAATGAAATGCTGAGTCTCGAGCACGCGAAGCACCGCGACGTTGATCTCCTCTTTCACGCGCGCGTAGTTTCTCGTAAGGTCGAACGAAGGTATATTCGTCATGTTAGGCATAGCTTTGGGCTCCCCTCTACTCCTTCGCCTTGGCGGCGGCCTCGGCGAACTTCGTGCGTATGCGGCGCAGATGCTCCTTCATAAGCTCCTGAGCGCCGATCCTGTCCCTCTGGGCGATCGCGCGGAGAATCGCGCGGTGCTCGCCGGAGGAATCGTTGTCAAACTCTACGAACTTGCTGTAAAAATAAATATAGACGTTGGTGCGCTGTATTATATTGTCCACATACTCGCTGAGGACGTAGTTCTTTCCCGCCTCCGAGATTACGCGGTGAAAAGCCGAATTAGCCGCGAGCGCCGCCTCGCGGTCTCCGCTCTCGAAAGCCGCGTCGCCCTCGCGCACGAGGCCGTCGAGCTTCTCGAGCATCCTCTTGTCCAGCCCGGCTCGGCACGCGAGCTCGACGCTCATATTCTCAAGATACTCGCGGACCGCATAGGCGTTTTCCATCTCGTGCGCAGTAGGCGAAGCCACGCGCGCGCCGCTGTTCGGCACAATCTTAACGAGCCCCTCGTTCGCGAGCCTGCGGAGCGCCTCGCGCACAGGCGTGCGGCTGACTCCCATCTCGTTCGCAATCTTCACCTCAAGAAGCCTCTGAGCAGGCTTCAGTTCGCGATTCAAAATTTTACCGCGAAGATCCATATATACGGAATCCGACGAGGTGTTGTACATCCGATGCTGCATTCTCAAAACATCCCCCTAAAGCTGACGCGCACGCCCGCGTGAGCGCGCGCTGTAGAACAAACACAACTAACAATCTTAGCATAAAAATCCGCTCGCGCAACAAAATAGGCCGTAAATCATGCGCCGAAAAGTTTTTTGACAGCCGCGCCGCAGGGCCGTAAAATATCGGCATGAACAAAAGACTTATCGTACTGCTGCTCTCAATATCAACGATCGTCGCATACGGCTACGCGCTCGGCGGACTCGGAAGCTACGCGATGGGCGTGCCGAAGCCCGTGCCGATCGCCGCGGGGCTGACCTCCGGCACGATCTTCGCAGCCGCCGCGCTGAAATTATGGAAAAGCTACCTCGACGAGCTGGAACGCGAACGCGCCGAACTAGAAACAAAACGCGCGAAAAATCCCGAAAATTCGGAGAAAGAGGCATAAGACCACATCGCGCCACAGCTTCGCCGAAATCCCGCGCGACGCGCGGCGCTTCCGCCGACACACCGCTGTCGCCCCCGCTCGGCGC
The sequence above is drawn from the Cloacibacillus sp. An23 genome and encodes:
- a CDS encoding zinc metallopeptidase; translated protein: MFYPFFDPTMILLIPALLLSFWAQFKVKGAFAKYSEVRAMSGLSAEEVSRRLLDRNGLSGVRIERVPGELSDHYDPRAKVLRLSDSVNASRSIAAIGVAAHEVGHAVQDKENYGFLKFRNAIVPAVQLCSAASMPLFFIGLIIGSLNLLNLGILLFCGVLVFHLVTLPLEFDASARALRMLRETNILSQQEIGGAKAVLDAAALTYVAALVMTVLQLVRLVALRGMNRDE
- a CDS encoding DegT/DnrJ/EryC1/StrS family aminotransferase, whose protein sequence is MTNIPSFDLTRNYARVKEEINVAVLRVLETQHFILGPEVEALERELAAYLEVKNTVGCASGTDSLVLAMMALDLKPGDEVITTPFTFFATVSCITRCGATPVFADVDPATYNIKSEDILAKITPRTKAVLPVHLFGQMCPLEEIKDELASRNIALVEDCAQAIGAHRMIDGRVARSGSVGRMGCFSFFPTKNLGCYGDGGMVSIADDEELAQRIRRLRVHGAGTTYFHDEVGINSRLDALQAAILRVRLRHLEGWNEERRIVAGRYMLLFGEKGLLDFIKPPVELAGGRHVYHQYVVRAKRRDELQKYLAERGVTTRVYYPLPLHLQHCFAYLGYKKGDFPTAEALADDVLALPMFPELLPEEQERIVSEIAGFYAKNA
- a CDS encoding GntR family transcriptional regulator, producing MQHRMYNTSSDSVYMDLRGKILNRELKPAQRLLEVKIANEMGVSRTPVREALRRLANEGLVKIVPNSGARVASPTAHEMENAYAVREYLENMSVELACRAGLDKRMLEKLDGLVREGDAAFESGDREAALAANSAFHRVISEAGKNYVLSEYVDNIIQRTNVYIYFYSKFVEFDNDSSGEHRAILRAIAQRDRIGAQELMKEHLRRIRTKFAEAAAKAKE